The Plasmodium chabaudi chabaudi strain AS genome assembly, chromosome: 14 genome contains the following window.
CGGTTGTGACATTTGAATCTTTAGAAACTAAAATATAATCTAATGTATCAACGTATTTATGATCAAAATCATCTTCAGCATATTCACAATAATCATTAATAGATGAATCATAAGTTGTTTCTAGTGTGTTATTTGTTACTGTACagtttaaatatttacttgatgttatttctttaaaaaaatcgtcatctttaatatatcttatattaaaatcaCCAACAAAAAACAATGGCTCcccttttttaataaattcacTTGGAGGACCTTGATATACCCATTTACTTAATTCATCTATTTGCTTACGTCGACATTTTTCATCGCCCTTACTATTTCCGGCGTGTAAATGTGTTGTTACTATATTAACAGAACGATTTTCTATATtcgtttttatatatatagctcCCTTTGCACTAAACATTTCAGGGAATTTacaattttcaaatattaatGCATGCTTGTGtgttattttatgttttgaTAAAACTATTATACCTccgtttaaaaaatgacgGAACTTGGGCCCTCCTGAAATAGAATCAAATGGTGGAGGGTCctcgtattttttttcatcttttttttttttttttatggcaTCTTTGGCATTATTAAGTAGGGGAGAAGGGGAGAATACCATATTATCGCCATTcgtttcattattttcttcttcacatgattcacaatttttattatcagtAGATGCAATTTTTCGATTCAtttcatctttttctttttttgttgcATTCACATTATTGAGTTTATTTAtagaattaatattatttttaattgatGAATCCGAGGGTGTgatattatttccatttacCCCTCGTAAAGAGTTATTTACATTAGTTTCAGTACCATTACAAAGTTTACCATTTGaatttatacaattttttttattttgtatttcatttttaatattttgtgaCTCAGTATCATCGCATCCACATTCTTGTCCGTTTTCTTcgttttcattatatatattatcattacaACAATCATTCGAAAcatattcttttatatcccgttctatatttttactgaataaatcattattataatattcgtCGTCATCATAGTCCTCTTCATCATCATTATCGTCCTCATCCAATAGTTTACTTTTAGTTTTATCCCCTAATATTTTAGTATGATAAGGAaatcgtttttttatttcgcCGGTAGTAAGCATTTCATAAGCTTGTTTGGTAAAAACTTCATTCAGAGCAAGAAcatcaatattataaatatcatCAAGCTCACATATATACTTCCCTAATGTTTTTTGTCTATGTCctacatttattttcctaCTTAATGGGACATGTATCATTTGTACGTTATAAGACATAATAGTGAAATGCTGATCAGGGGAAGTTGCTAACgccatttttttcaactgtgttattaattttgtttaagGGATGTTGGAAGTAAAGCATATGCTACTCGCATATCCATCTATGCATATAcctttatataaacatatacacagatatatgcatatttatttataggtacaaatatttatatactttaatttatataaaaaataaggcTTTAAAAGCAATAAAATCaaacaaaaacaataaaacaaacaaacaaatataaagtCAAAATTATTCGGAATTTTAACCGATATAAagcaaatatttaataatcatcattcatatttaatttgttgttattatactatttaaataaaattaataattttttttttaacaaatttattaattaattaattaattagtTAATTAGTTAAAAGGGTTTATCcactataaaaattgtttataaatcataaacataaaattatttattggtttaaaaattattaatttttatttatttccaattattaatttatttccacTCGTTTGTTTGGTAATatacttattatttattaattatttgtgATTCTAATTTATAACATACgctctatatttattttattttacattaacatcacataatttttatgtcggcatttattatttgcactttcaaaaatataataataaattataataataataatgaatatatattttttctaaataattttttttttgttttattatgagAAATTTCTACAATCACTTATTATCTAAtgttttgttatatttttacaaaacctttgaaaaaacaaaaattcataatacaaaataggTGGTTTAATATGGTTTAtactttataaattatttatactcttatattaatttacatttataatatataatttccaCAAAAACACGTTATCAAATAATTACGTTTCTAACGTTCGCCCTTTTCTATTTGCAATATATTCACTTATAGATTACGCACATTGTTTAGTTCATGTGGTCGTgtgtttttaatatatatattatgtgcATTTGTAAAACatagaataataatttacaatttatcaaaataaataatattgtaaataattcataatattaaagTGTAAACACATTTCATTGAATTTTGTTTACGGCATTGTTCAAGTATACTATTTTACCTGAGTATATAGTTAactatgttttattatatatatatatagctttataaaatatacaaaaaacaaatgtcatttaaaatggaaaattattaatcaCAATTCAATTTTATACTAGTAAAAAAACAGGATTCCAAATTATTGAACTAAAACAAATGTCCTTATATACACATCACATGATGCTGTTAATTATGTGTGATCATAATGTAACCTTAAtgacatatttaaataatataaaatcaattttttaaataaaaaattttgatcttaattattttatttccatacTTATGGATATTTATCTTAGTAATTTACTGtcttcttattttttctatcatattttaaacaatagtgaaatatctttaaaaaattaataataaaattatattaaattatttatatgtattattatgaatatataatatgtccTTTGCACATAGTAAAAGTATATGGAGCACACTAATACTATTTGTcggttaattttttttttatcgttATTACTATTTGCAAATGAAATTTATTCTTTGCAAttatatggaaaaataaataactgTTTAAGAGcgtttaaaacatttttaatatatataataatgattaaaatgaaataattcttaatttacatatttaaatattcatagAAACATTTATAGAATATCTTACCATTCTTTtcgatttttatatacatacaaaaTTCAAACATTAAatagttatataaaatataagcaCATACATATTACTTCTTAATCTTTAAAAGTTACGATATACactttgataaaaaaattatataatgtgTGAAggcacaaaaaaaatatataatattaaaaatatcaaaatacaaaagtatatatttcacTATATTAATCATTTTGTTCAacttttacatattttattcttcCTACCCTCTACcttattgttttatatatatatacaaatgtattaatataagCATGACCCCATAAATGCATACATTTGTACTTTCATGTTCCCTTTCTCTTTCTCTTTCTCTTtctctatatatatccTAACTATTTTTGATGTGAGAATTTATGAATGCTTATCAAactaaattatatgattaaTTTCATTCATATacacattaaaaatttaatacatAGGCACatgcatgtatatattttcaaataaactAACGGCCAAACTTGTGTGAAAATTTATGAACAgttaataatagtaattaactcataaataaattaatagcTATACTTATGTGTAGCTATAGAATAtccacatatatatatatggatttgcatatacacatataatatCGACCACTTCCcctttttctaaattacgaacaaaatttaataaaataatggatAAGTTAAACAAAGGTAAAATATCTTTtagaaattttttaataacccATATAgctatttaatttaatgtACTTCCCACAGCTTCATATTTacttatcatattttatttctatacAGAACATATAATTAGTATAAATGTAGGAGggaaaatttatatgaccACTCTTAATTTAATATCTCGATACAAAAACTCACGCTTATATGAAATAGTACAAggtatataaacaaatgaaaataaaaagaaactttgaaaaatatgtttttatataaatatgtcaAAGTTCCATTTGTGTGTAAACTAATAATCttttacaaattttgttatacacacaataatattattttgtaactttttagaaaaattgaataatatatccGATTTATcaagtaaatataaataacataAGTGAATTCCCCTATCCCATTATAATACTTATCAGTGCCCACTAATATAATCACATTTTATTGGCATAAAATTGAAACatgctattatttttttttattttactttataGATGATTATAAGAAGAGGGAAATATTCATCGATCGAAACGGTTTGAATAGATGCATCATATTatagatatttttttatatgaacagAATGTGCTGAATTGTCAACATGTGCTATAAAGCTGTATACGTTTTAACTATATATGCTGGTGTGTATctaactattttatttcgcTATCCATTGGTTTTGTAGGTAACCGATTTGAGTACATCCTTGACTTTCTAAGAGATGGAGTTTTAATATGCGAAAATGACATCACTGTCCTAACTAGGATTTTAATCGAagctatttattttaaattattttctttaatgaaaataataaaaaaaaaaattaatttattacattcaaatatgaataatagtgtaaataaaaatatttttaaaagaattataaatacaatagaaaaaaatagaaaagaGGAAACAAACAAATTGGTAAAATTGTCAGGCATTATTTCTAATTATAGTGaactaaaatattttaatttaaaaaaaaaaaaaaaaaaaacttatataagccttttaaataattccaatattattaacgaaataaattatgtgaATAAAGACACCGAAAATGGTTTTGCCAGACACGATAACAATGATTCTACACACTaccaaaaaaatgaatccacaaatgaaaaagaaaaaaagaaaaccaATGCATACAAAGAAAGCCATTATGATACAGATATAAATTccgaaaaatatatgaacagTCAGGAAAAAATTCCCAATATTTACACAAAAAGTGAGTCcccaaattttaaattttcaaacaaaaaagaaagaaaagtACAAAAAGATATGGTGAATgggaatttaaaaaatggtgttaataaaatggatAGTCATCTTAGCGATACAAATtctttagaaaaaaatgaaaaagatacTCATGCAAATTCagaatattataatgaaaaaacgATTAGTCATAAATACGTTTCCTTTTCAGGGGATAAtgacataattttttacaataatagcggtaaatatatattatatacccTTTTGTgattcatttaaaatatgtgaCAATTGCTTGTCTCTTTGTTATtttgaattaataaaataaagaaaaaaatgatatattattaattttttcacacCTTTTTATACAGAGACTTGGAGCGATGGTGACCAATTTGGaagcataaaaaattccAAAGCTGAAAAGGACACAAATAGTAGCCCTAAGAACATAAGTAGATTAAGAAACGTAAATTCTATTAACAATAAAGTTAATGAAttgaattataataattatatagaaaataatgattatataCGATATCGGGATTATGAAGAATATGGATGTGAAGATgaacataataattttccaaattatataaatggtgtgcgtaataaaaaatctacatataattataacaattatgaatataataatatgaaaagtAATGCCAGGAATCCTATTATGGTATATCCAGAAATTGATGATGTTGAAGAAACTTCCAATTATCCTATCATGCCTAACATAAATTTAGGAGAACAGATTTTTAGTACCACTGTAgacttttaatataaatgtttgtgtacataatattttttttaagaaattaaaatatatttatatgtacacttttaaaattttgttaaaacATGATATGcagatatttttttgcacaTTTTCCCTTATTACactttttttgatttgttAGTTGtgagttttatttttaaaactcttcttttatgttttactttttttgaaaaaataatttattttatattcatatatatagtcaAAGATAAATTAATGAATTAAC
Protein-coding sequences here:
- a CDS encoding sphingomyelin phosphodiesterase, putative — its product is MALATSPDQHFTIMSYNVQMIHVPLSRKINVGHRQKTLGKYICELDDIYNIDVLALNEVFTKQAYEMLTTGEIKKRFPYHTKILGDKTKSKLLDEDDNDDEEDYDDDEYYNNDLFSKNIERDIKEYVSNDCCNDNIYNENEENGQECGCDDTESQNIKNEIQNKKNCINSNGKLCNGTETNVNNSLRGVNGNNITPSDSSIKNNINSINKLNNVNATKKEKDEMNRKIASTDNKNCESCEEENNETNGDNMVFSPSPLLNNAKDAIKKKKKDEKKYEDPPPFDSISGGPKFRHFLNGGIIVLSKHKITHKHALIFENCKFPEMFSAKGAIYIKTNIENRSVNIVTTHLHAGNSKGDEKCRRKQIDELSKWVYQGPPSEFIKKGEPLFFVGDFNIRYIKDDDFFKEITSSKYLNCTVTNNTLETTYDSSINDYCEYAEDDFDHKYVDTLDYILVSKDSNVTTVIPQTAVQRGYKPISIFRTILCCIPYQSINIHHASDHFPIYATFKLPDED
- a CDS encoding BTB/POZ domain-containing protein, putative, whose protein sequence is MDKLNKEHIISINVGGKIYMTTLNLISRYKNSRLYEIVQEKLNNISDLSNDYKKREIFIDRNGNRFEYILDFLRDGVLICENDITVLTRILIEAIYFKLFSLMKIIKKKINLLHSNMNNSVNKNIFKRIINTIEKNRKEETNKLVKLSGIISNYSELKYFNLKKKKKKTYISLLNNSNIINEINYVNKDTENGFARHDNNDSTHYQKNESTNEKEKKKTNAYKESHYDTDINSEKYMNSQEKIPNIYTKSESPNFKFSNKKERKVQKDMVNGNLKNGVNKMDSHLSDTNSLEKNEKDTHANSEYYNEKTISHKYVSFSGDNDIIFYNNSETWSDGDQFGSIKNSKAEKDTNSSPKNISRLRNVNSINNKVNELNYNNYIENNDYIRYRDYEEYGCEDEHNNFPNYINGVRNKKSTYNYNNYEYNNMKSNARNPIMVYPEIDDVEETSNYPIMPNINLGEQIFSTTVDF